A segment of the Candidatus Synechococcus calcipolaris G9 genome:
TGATTGAAGCGGTAGATTTACCCCGATTGATTACGGGGGGAGAAGATCGTCCACGGGTGAATAGCGTGGTACATAATCCCGATGGCTCGATTAGCTTGGTGCATGACCCCAGTAGGGTGAATGTGTCCGTTGAAGGAGCAACGGCGGTTGCCAGTGGCACGATAGATGTGTCGAATCCTGAGGGGATGGGCGGACAGATCAATGTCCTCGGTCAAAATGTGGCGATGCTTAATGCCCAACTCAATGCCTCTGGAGGTGTAGGGGGCGGCACGATCTTGGGAGGTGGTGACTATCTGGGAGGAACAGCAGGTACAGGTCGCCTGGATAGTAGTTTCAATGCCCAGCACCTGTTTGTGGACAATAACACTGTGATGACAGCGGATGCGGTAACTCAAGGCAATGGCGGCACAGTGATTAATTGGGCCGATAACAGTACCGTTTTCCAAGGGTTTATTTCAGCCCAAGGCGGGATATTAGGCGGAGATGGCGGCTTTGCCGAAGTTTCGGGACGGGAAACACTACAAATGTCTGGGTTTGCAGATTTGCGTGCCCCCCAAGGAGCCTTTGGAACGCTATTGCTAGACCCCGGTAGTGTCACGATTCGAGCAGGTTCTAATACTAATCTAGGAACAAATATTTTTAATGATGATTACTTAAATTTTCAATTAAGCGCTGCCAGTGTCACGATCGCCACTATCAACGCAACAAGTGGTGGTGATGAAACCATTACGATCGCCGGGAATACCAATATTAATTGGAGTGCTCCAACGACCTTAACCCTGACTGCGGGGCGCAACATTGTTATGAGTCCAGGGGCAGTTATCCAAAATACCCATACCGGCACATCCTTTGATGCGATTGTGTTTAATGCCAATACCGCAGGGACAACGACGGATAACTCTATAGGCATCCGATTAGATAGTGCGACGACCCTCTCGGCACAAGATGGCAATATTCGGCTAACGGGACACGGTGGAAATGGTACAGCTGCTAACTACGGTATTTATCAATTGGTTTCCGCCCAAGTAAGTACGACTAGTGGCAATATTACCTATGACGGCACGGGTGGAAATGGTACAAGTACTAATAACCACGGTATTTATCTGTTAGGGACCAATGTCAGAATCAGGAGTAGCGATGGGGCAATTGAGTTGACCGGCAAGGGCGGTGATGGCACAAGTACTAATAACCACGGTATTTATCAAGCAAGCGGTGCCCAAGTAAGTACGACTAGTGGCAACATTACCTATACCGGAATAGGCTCCAATGGAGCCGATGCCATTCGCACTGAATCGGGTAGTAATCTAATTGGAAATGGCACAACCGGAAATATTTCCCTTATTTCCATCAATAATGCCATCACCCTAAATAATCTCACCGTTAACACCACAGGCAATCTGCATATTAATTCCCCAGGGAATGTTAGCCAAAATGCTAGTTCATCGGTGCAAGCAACTGGCTTAGAACTATTAGGAACTGGAAATTTTACCCTTAGTAGTGCAACCAATGCGATCACCACCCTAGCCGCGAATACCACAGGCAATATTACTGTGGTGACAGAAACCGATTTAACCGTGGATACGGTGAATCCAGATGGGATTGAAAATAGTCAGACGGTGGTGTTGCAATCTACTACCGGCAATATTACGTTGAATCAGCCGATCAAGTCCACCCAAGATATTACCCTAGCTGCCGCCCAAAGCTTTATCAACAATGCTGGAGTGGATGCGTTAATAGCAGGTGGACATTGGCTAGTGTACGCCACCAGTCCAGAAGGTAACGTCAATGGCTGGTCAGTATTGGGAGGCTCACAACAGTTTAGTACGACCTATCCCACACCATCAGGGTTTGCTGGGAATGGTTTTGTTTATAGTGTGGCAGCACTTCCCTTACCTCCAGTTACATCCAATTCTCCGGTCATTCTTTCAACCGCGACACCGACGGTCAATGTACCTGTCGTACCATCTTCACCACCACTATCAACGTCTCCAACTAGCTCAAGTTCTCCACCTTTACCACCCCCGATCATTTTTACTCCGGCGGATTTACCCCTACCCTCCAACCTATCCACCATTTTGCAAGGTCAAGAAGAGGAGGAGATGCCCCTAGAGCAAAGCCTATGTGAATTAGTAGAGGGAGAAGCAGTCCTAGAGATTGATGGAGTACCCGTAGAGTCCGCCTTAGCAGAGCAGTGCCGTTAGATATCCCAGAGATAGCCGAGCCATAAAAATCTAGGATCAAAGCCATGGCAACCACCGCCGATGATGTTAGGTGTTCGCCAGGGAAACTTTCTGAGGCTCAAATCAAGGAGCAAGCCCAAAAGAGCGATCGCCCAAACCAGCCAGTGAACCAACAAATTGGTCACTTGGGAGATCATCTTCGGGAATTAGTTGAGTAGCAAATGCGCTTCAGGCATGGTAGATGATAGAGATATGCGAGACAATCTCTGTAAATACCTAGCGGAAAAATATCCGACTGCCTTTACCCAGTGGCTCCTGAAGGATTCCTCAGAAAATGTATCAATCCTAAAAACAGAACTGAACCTGGAACCGATCCGCGCCGATTCCGTAACATTGGTACAAACCCAAAACTGTATACTCCATCTAGAATTTCAAGTCGAGCCAGAGCCGACATTACCCTTGCGGATGCTGGACTACTGGCTGAGACTTTATCGAAACCATCAGTGCGAGATTGTCCAGGTCTTGATCTTGCTTCGGCAGACCCGGATCACAGTCCCCGATAGATTTGAACTACCAACGACGACCCATCAGTACCGTGTAGTAAAACTCTGGGAAGAAGACCCGAAGCAATTTTTTAGGATTCCTGCCCTATTGCCCTTTGCGGTTCTAGGAAAAACAAAAAACGAAGCAGCCCTATTGCAAGCCGTTGCCGATCAGATTGATCAGATTGAATCGGATCAGACTCGTCAGGAACTAAGTACCGTCGTTCAACTATTGGCTGGGCTACAGTACAGTAAAGAGCTTATTCAAACTATTTTTCGGGAGGGAATGATGCGAGAATCAGTGATATATCAAGAGATTCTACAGGAAGGTGAACGGAAAGGACTTGAACAAGGACTTGAACAAGGACGACAAGAGGGACAACGGGAAGGACGACAAGAGGGGCAACGGGCAGAAGCCTGTACACTCATCCTGCGATTACTCACCCGCCGAGTGGGGCCCATCCCTGATAGTTTCGCGACCCAAATCAATCATCTATCCCTAGAACAAATAGAAACCCTAGGAGAAGCCCTGCTAGATTTCAGTACCATGAATGACCTAGAGCAGTGGTTTCAGGCATTAAATCAGTAAACTATCAATATCAATTAGAAGAAATATAACAAAGCCTTGACAGCAGGGTATTCCATCTCTATTTTGTGGGTAGCTTCATCACTTTGCCTAAATTAAATGTTCAATAAAATTTGTCGATGGTTTGCTCCTGTTGGTCTTTTGGGTTGTCTTCTGCCCTTCCCTGCGATCGCCCAGATCCATCCTGCGGTTAACGCTACAAATACGACCGTGACGGTAAATGGTCAGCAATTTGACATTGGCGGCGGTGCATTTTCCAGGGATGGTAAAAATTTATTTCATCTGTTTCGGCAATTTGGTTTGAATGATGGTCAGATTGCAAATTTTCTCTCCAAGCCCAATGTCCAAAATATCCTCGCTGGCGTGAATGGCGGCGATGTCAGCTATATCAATGGCTTAATCCAGGTGATGGGGGGTAACAGCAACCTCTATTTACTTAATCCCGCAGGAATTGTCTTTGGCCCCAATGCGAGCTTGAATGTACCAGCGGCGTTCCATGCCTCTACTGCCCAACGGGTGCATTTTGACGGCGGTATTTTTGACATTAATGGGTTTAATGACTACGCCAACCTAGTGGGAAACCCCACCGGATTTGAGTTTTTAAGTACGGGAATTATCGTCAATGAAGGGAATTTAGCCGTTGGCCCAGGGCAGAATTTAACGTTGATGGGTCATCAGGTGTTCAACACAGGAACCCTATCGGCTCCAGGGGGAACAATCACGATTCAGGCAGTACCAGAGACAGGCATGGTACGAATTTCCCAGGAGGGAATGATCCTCAGTTTAGAGATTCCAGCGGATCGGATTCCTGAAGATGGGGTGATTGAAGCGGTGGATTTACCCCGATTGATCACTGGAGGAGAAGATCGTCCACGGGTCAATAGTGTGGTACACAATCCTGATGGCTCGATTAACTTGGTTCATGACCCCAGTAAGGT
Coding sequences within it:
- a CDS encoding filamentous hemagglutinin N-terminal domain-containing protein; this encodes MLKTIRRWFAPVAILGCLLPSPVLAQITPAVGGTGTIVTVNGQQFDIGGGAFSRDGKNLFHLFKQFGLSDGQIANFLSNSKVQNILAGVNGGDVSYINGLIQVTGGNSNLYLLNPAGIVFGPNAQLNVPAAFHASTAQRVHFDGGIFDINGFNDYANLVGNPTGFEFLSTGIIINEGNLAVGPGQNLTLMGHQVFNTGTLSAPGGTITIQAIPETGMVRISQEGMILSLEIPADRIPEDGVIEAVDLPRLITGGEDRPRVNSVVHNPDGSISLVHDPSRVNVSVEGATAVASGTIDVSNPEGMGGQINVLGQNVAMLNAQLNASGGVGGGTILGGGDYLGGTAGTGRLDSSFNAQHLFVDNNTVMTADAVTQGNGGTVINWADNSTVFQGFISAQGGILGGDGGFAEVSGRETLQMSGFADLRAPQGAFGTLLLDPGSVTIRAGSNTNLGTNIFNDDYLNFQLSAASVTIATINATSGGDETITIAGNTNINWSAPTTLTLTAGRNIVMSPGAVIQNTHTGTSFDAIVFNANTAGTTTDNSIGIRLDSATTLSAQDGNIRLTGHGGNGTAANYGIYQLVSAQVSTTSGNITYDGTGGNGTSTNNHGIYLLGTNVRIRSSDGAIELTGKGGDGTSTNNHGIYQASGAQVSTTSGNITYTGIGSNGADAIRTESGSNLIGNGTTGNISLISINNAITLNNLTVNTTGNLHINSPGNVSQNASSSVQATGLELLGTGNFTLSSATNAITTLAANTTGNITVVTETDLTVDTVNPDGIENSQTVVLQSTTGNITLNQPIKSTQDITLAAAQSFINNAGVDALIAGGHWLVYATSPEGNVNGWSVLGGSQQFSTTYPTPSGFAGNGFVYSVAALPLPPVTSNSPVILSTATPTVNVPVVPSSPPLSTSPTSSSSPPLPPPIIFTPADLPLPSNLSTILQGQEEEEMPLEQSLCELVEGEAVLEIDGVPVESALAEQCR
- a CDS encoding Rpn family recombination-promoting nuclease/putative transposase, which gives rise to MRDNLCKYLAEKYPTAFTQWLLKDSSENVSILKTELNLEPIRADSVTLVQTQNCILHLEFQVEPEPTLPLRMLDYWLRLYRNHQCEIVQVLILLRQTRITVPDRFELPTTTHQYRVVKLWEEDPKQFFRIPALLPFAVLGKTKNEAALLQAVADQIDQIESDQTRQELSTVVQLLAGLQYSKELIQTIFREGMMRESVIYQEILQEGERKGLEQGLEQGRQEGQREGRQEGQRAEACTLILRLLTRRVGPIPDSFATQINHLSLEQIETLGEALLDFSTMNDLEQWFQALNQ